One genomic region from Carcharodon carcharias isolate sCarCar2 chromosome 24, sCarCar2.pri, whole genome shotgun sequence encodes:
- the tmem134 gene encoding transmembrane protein 134 codes for MSPFTHQLPWAHQLLEGGEVVFCLTPLSVVFFQNLENEDALETNRSPASSTYKIRSDLGRCSTQSSRWSFSNISNSTQQSYRECLSWARHPLIQKNRRVVIACFILLIVGLVLVLVGVGLQVHPSSGVSSAIFFVPGFLLLIPGVYHVIYIYCALKGKTGYRFFYLPYFEK; via the exons gagggaggggaggttgtGTTCTGCCTGACGCCGCTGTCTGTTGTATTTTTCCAGAATTTGGAGAATGAAGATGCTTTGGAGACCAACAGGAGTCCCGCCTCCTCCACCTATAAAATACG TTCGGACCTGGGCAGATGTTCGACACAAAGTTCGCGATGGTCGTTCAGCAACATCAGTAACAGCACCCAGCAATCGTACCGCGAGTGCCTCAG CTGGGCGAGGCATCCTCTGATACAGAAGAACAGGAGAGTGGTGATTGCCTGCTTTATCCTGCTCattgtcggactgg ttctCGTTCTGGTTGGAGTTGGCCTGCAGGTTCATCCGAGTTCAG GTGTGTCCAGTGCAATATTCTTTGTTCCGGGATTTCTCCTGCTGatcccaggag tataccACGTGATCTACATCTACTGCGCTCTGAAAGGGAAGACTGGATATCGTTTTTTCTACCTCCCATATTTCGAGAAGTGA